The DNA window atgtacagtaccagtcaaaagttgacacacgtactcattcaagggtttttctatatataaatgaagacatcaaaactatgaaataacacatatggaatcatgtagaaaccccccaaaaagtgttaaacaaatcaaaatattttagattttagattcttaatTTAAAAAGGCACTctcacatctgagctatctttttttgcaggtgcatggtaacagttgaataaaatgagaaaaagaacCTGGCACACTGCTCGATATTAAAAAGCAGTGATAATAAGCATTACATATcagcctcacggccttcgtcagggcttttgtgagtttttaaattagcacccttatgtagacctagccccacccacatccgttccacgcatcgaaTGGGGTTAGAGTCGAGGGAAAATAAATACGTACtatcaaatataacaatatgcatttcataaatattcaaataaagtgtgtacataaaacgtatttaacacgtctgtaaaaccgcAATGAGGACATGAcctaccaagcaagttttcataaatcaaaGTGAACCGCGCAAGAAAAACATCAAAGTAAATCTGAAATAGGGgtataattcatgttcaaatttacaacataacatataggcatttcatcattaagacctttaggaaataatgtctggagggtgaaaatctaaaaacattctattttgctcagagtattattaGTATCACCTTCCCTGTCTGAtaaactttctctatgccacaaaatctttaaaaaataaatacaaatatcacAGGCCACATTGACATTTAATAATTTAGATAACATGGGAGGTGGAGCacataatgtcatttatttggaactgttttcctgtatgtgggtggcagaaatattcacacttcRtattgttgcactgtgcgcaacctctgcatttatagctgcCATTCGGAAGAGGCCataaaagagcctggctgattttcttttgtggctggcagttggcatggacCAATTKATTGTGTAAACTGCGAGCTCTCCTATATACAATAAGTGGTGGATTCTTAAATTCAGCTGGCAAAGCTGGGTCCGttgataaaatatgccagtgtttcttgacagcATCTCCCACTTTTCACGAGTTCAAAGTATATGTGGTTGTGAACATTACAGAATGTTATTTAGCTCTAGTGGCTCTTTTTTGATCAAATAGCCTtgaggtgtgtttgggtcattgtcctgttaaaacaaatgatagttccactaagcccaaaccagatgggatggcagatcgctgcagaatgctgtggtagacatgctgggtaagtttgccttgaattctaaatatatcacagtgtcaccagcaaagcaccccaacaccacctcctccatgcttcacggtgRgaaccacacatgcagagatcatccgttcacttactctgcatctcacaaagacaacggttggaaccaaaaatctcaaatttggactcatcagaccacactggtctaatgtccattgctcatgtttcttggcccaagcaagtctcttcttattggtgtcctttagtagtggtttctttgcagcaattcaaccacgaaggcctgattcacgcagtctcctctgaacagttgatgttgagatgatgtgtctgttactttaactctgtgaagcatttatttgggctgcaatttctgaggctggtaactttaatgaacttatcctctgcagcagaggtgactctgggtcttccttcctgtggcggtcctcatgagagacagtttcatcatagctcttggtggtttttgagactgcacatTAAGAAACttccttcatgttttaaagtaatgatggtctgtaatttctctttgcttattcgagctgttcttgccataatatggacttggtcttttaccaaatagggatatcttctgtataccacccctaccttgtcacaacacaactgattggctcaaacgcattaaggaaagaaattctacaaattaacttaacgcacacctgttaattgaaatgtgttCCAGGGAACTATCYcatgaagctggttgagagaatgccaagagtgtgcaaagcagccatcaaggcaaagactttgaagaatctaaaatctcaaatatattttgatttgtttaacactttttgggttactacatgattccatgtgttatttcatagttttgatKtcttcactattattgtacaatgtagaaacagtaaaaaatagaaacccttgaatgagtagctgtgYccaaacttttgactggtactgcatatcagCCATTCTAAATGAAAGAAGAAATTGAAAGGTCTTACCTGGCCATGCTGCCGATGGCAGGCGTCACCTTGGGCACGCGCTCCAGGCTGCTTGCGGCCATGGTGGCCAGCTTCAAGGCAGACGGTGAGGGCCGGgcgttgtggtggtggtgggcagGGGAGACAGCGCTGCCGTGGCCCCGGTGATTGGGCAGAGACTGGGGTGCGGTCGAGTGGGAAGCAGGGAGCAGAGGGCCACCGCTGGAGGGGGTCCGACCTGACCTGTCCAACCCTGTGCCGCCCTGGGATGTGCTGGTGGAGTGAGGAGGTCTGGAGGTCCCTGCAGGAGAGGTGATATGACACCGTCAAACCTGAGTAGGCCTATTACCCGAATAAGCACATATCTTAAAATGTAAATTAATKAAGTGGGGTGGTCATTTAGCAATGACTCAATTCCTCTACGGAACCCAACAACAAAATAATATCTGAGAGTAGTCCATAGATTTCAAATGTATGATATATTCTGAAGCAGACCTAAAGGCTGGACGACGCCGTTGACGCTGGTGTTGTCTGGTTTGTTCTCATTGTTGACCTGGCCTGGAGCACTGATCACAGCTGACGCAGCAAAATGGGCGCCGGCCGAGTCAAGAGTCTTTGATATGATGCAGTCAGTGGAGCCAGCAGTCTACAACACAATATAATGACAGTCTTTAGAACAGAACACGGCCATAGCAGTCATCCAAACACACATGGAGCTGTTTGAAACCCATCAACACATGAAATGAAAATGCATTCTGCCCCACTGACTGGACTGAAGTCATTAGGAATGCTGTGTAAGGGGTGAAAGActgtgtacctgtgtgttttGTCGCTCGGGCAGTGAGAAATGCTGCTGGGGAGGAGGAGCTTTCAGCTGCAGTTGAGCCAGCTGCTGTTTCTGCATCTGGGCMAGAGCCTGCTGATGGACCTGGTATTGTTCCTCTGTGATGCCACCTGCAGATACAGGagatcaaggccatcagactaagAACAACAAAGATAAAAGAGACCAATACATATACTAAGGTGGTGTACAAAGCAACGAGGGAGGGAAGACTAGCAGACTGTAATACAGCATCCTTGAAGGGAGGAGGATATGGTAAGAAGATGAAGACCGCCTGCGGTGCCACTCCTTAACACTAGGGGTCAGAGAGAAGAAGCGGCCAAGGAAATTGCAAACAGAATCAGGAGAGAGGCCAGTTCCTCAATATGCAAGCTCCTAACATGCTACAGTTCAGTGGCAGTCTTTCCACTTCCCTGAACAAATAATTTCTGACTGGGAGTTGTGAATCAACCCTTCCTGGCAGTTCTGAGAACAGTTTCTGTAGAGAAATGTGAGGAAGACCAGGGGGGCTGACAGGAAAACAAAACCACAATGTGAAAATTAACAGAAAAACCAAATGTGTTCCACAAGCAGTACTATCACAATATAGCCAAGATAGAAACTGTATRCAGTTAAATTATGTTTGGTAGTGGCTTGGAAAGTGGAAGATGGACCTTCGCTATGGTGTTGAGGAGAAGCTCACCTGAGCCACTGTTCTTGGTGTGGACAAACAGCCCTCCAGACAACCTGTTGTCCATGGAAGGTCTACCCGTCCTGCCTTCCCCACTGCCGTCACCCTGGGTGGACCTAGGTCTGAAAAAGCGCCACCTCAGGGCTTGAATGTTGCTCAGAAGGTCTGTCAGCGAGGATGCAGAGCCAGGCATAGTTCGATGGTTCTGTGAGGGTACYTGGTGGTCAGATAGCTCTGGAACCGCAGAAAGGCCTTTAGGGAAGGAGGAGCTGAAGACGGCTGAGTCTAGCTGCTTCAGTACTCCATCCAGGTCTGACGATGCCCGATCCAACAGGAccctgagagaagaagagaaacatTCATTCTGATAAATCATAATGTGAGTTAACATTTATGAATAGACTTAAATCAAAGTCACGATAAATACCTAACCTACAATATACCTAACCTATAGCATAACTATCTGAAcagaagacagcaaagacaaataTTTCAAAGGAGAATAAGTGGACGCAGTGTGAGAGGTATGCTGTGACGTACCTGCCACCTCGGCCCACCCTCCTACGGGCCAGTCCCACACAACGTTGGGGTACAGAGAGGGCGGTGAGGGACTGACGATGCCGCAGAGCATCCAGCCCTGCCAACTCAGGGTGATCCCACAGGAGCCCAGAGGTCTGGTCCAAACAGGGctggagagacaggcagaggaaaCCGTTACTCATTTAGGCTAGCTACCACAGTGACATACAGACAGGACCAAATACCACCTTAGCCACAGACTAGACCCAATAGCACAATATTACCACCGATACTAATAATGTGTGGAATTGCAAATGAATGTGAGAGAATATACTTTAATTACAGTTGTGATTGCAGTGAGACTCACAGCAAGGTAATGGCATCCTGCTTTCCTTCTGAAGGCAAACGTTCCATCTGGATCATTCTCCTCGTCCGGTTCTGATGGTGGAGACTGAAGGAGAAGACAAAACCAACACTATAAaatgcacacgtgcacacaaacTAAATATGTCATAACGCATGAACTWCTTCAATATGATATTATCATCAGGACCCTGTTCTCAGAGGTACTGACCAGTGGGTAGTCCTCCTCTCCAGAGCTGTGGAAGTCATACTGTTTAATATCGGCCTTGTTAACGATGTGCTGGCGCTTGGCAGGCCTGCCGGGGCGGCACAGAGGTTCCCGCCTGGTGTACTTTTTCTTTGGTCTGACAAAGTCAAAGGGATCCTCGTCCTTCACCGAGACGTGGTGGTACCCATGGTGCTGGAGACCACCAGACTTGTGCGTCTGAAAGAGAAAGACAGTGGAGTTAAAGGTCGTTAAGTGTCAGAGCCACACAGACAAGATTTCTTCATAGTCAAATGATCAGAGTGAGAAGAGTTCATTGCTGCACTCAATTTCTTGAAATGTAATCAGTGTGATGCAGGTTTCATCCTCCAGCATCTCCCTATTCTGAACTGCTTGATGGTCaaatgtaaccccccccccccaggtaaaAGTAAAGCGGTAATGTTATGGTTGATAGAAGCCCTAATATTACCTTGATTTTGATCTCAGCTTTGTGGTTATGGCGGTTTCCGTTGGTTACAGTGATKGGAACTGTGTAGACGGGCTTCTCAGCCAAAGGGGCTGTCACCTCACTGAGGACTTCACCCGTAAAGTCACCCATCTGATATCTACACGGAAACAACACATAAATAATAAGAATACATTCATTCAATATACAAGGGGGGaatttaacaaaaataaaataggcAGCTGTAACTTCACCATCATTCATTTTGACTGACGGTATTCACAGTCAACATGAAAGAACAGGACGAGACAAGCCTTTTTTTTCAGCACCGGGACTAGTAGTGTGTTACAGTGTTAGAAACTAGGTGACCTGTAGCCTGCTCCGACAATGACCACCCGGCATGACCTGCAGCCCGCTCCGACAATGACCACCCGGCATGACCTGCAGCCCGCTCCGACAATGACCACCCGGCATGACCTGCAGCCCGCTCCGACAATGACCACTCGGCATGACCTGTAGCCTGCTCTTACACAGGAAGCCCTGCCGGGTTCCTCCATGCACCACTAGCAGGACACAGGCTACAGTCACACGCGCATTGTGAGAAACAGGGCACCAATAAGGCACAGACTGCAATCTCACAACACCCCCCTCCAATGCTTTTAAGGCTCACCTTTTCTCCACCACCTCCAGGGTGAGGTGCAgcagctctctcttgctcttctccctCCGCTTGATCATCTCCAGGATGGTGACCGTCCGGCTGAACTCCCTCCTCAGCTTCAACATCTTCTCATAGGACGCCTCATCATTCTTACGGTTCTAAACATCGAGAGACATGGTCAAACAACTATACCAACCCTCAGGATCATCAAGCCTACACAGGAGACCTGAGTGAGTAAGGGTACAGGGAGACATGAAAATGCTTGGAGCACATTACAGGGGCGACAACATATTGTAGCTAACATGAAACAAATCACATGCAACATCATTCAATTAATAATTAAATTGTGCAAGGCTACAAGCCTTGATAGGacaaaaacaattttttaaagTTTTCCTTTGCaatggggctcctgagtggggctcctgagtggcgcagcggtctgcgtctcagtgctagaggcgtcactacagaccctggttcgattcaaccggacatgattgggagtcccatagggcagcacacaattggcccagtgtcgtccgggttagggttttgtcgtcattgtaaataagaatttgttattaacttaattgcctagtaaaataaaaaaaattaaaaataagagTCGCTACAATGAAGGTCATCACAGACGGAAAGAGCAGCAAATGATCGCCTAATACTGAAACTGCATATAATCTAAGTGCGAGGAGACACTTCAGTCCAAGCCATGTGATTCTAATTCCTCACCTTCCTGGTCTGCATCTTCTCTGTGCGTCGTCTGAATGCCACGTAGGCGTCGTTGTTGGTGGAGCCGTCCCTCTTCTCCAACTTGATGAGGGGGATGAGCGACGGGCCCCGGcagttcttcctcttcctcacccaGTAGTCGTACACGGCCTTCAGGAGGTAGTCATCCTCGTTCAGCAGCAGYTTGGCCTCTGTGATAGTGACCATCTGTGAGAAGACGTGAGATKAAAGTTTAGTTTATTACAACGTTTCCCTTGATTATTTTCCAGAGCAAACGCCTCTTAAAGCAGCATTACAACCAGGTTAATCTTTTATTAACACAGAGAACCTCTTTAGATAACACAATTGCTGCTGGTCCAGACGGAGGGTGTTATGTTACCTGATTTGTGCTGGCTTTCTCCAACCTGTCYACCATGGTCTCAAACTGTATGGGTTTGATTTCCATCTTGCGGTTGAGTCTGTTGAGGAGGATCTCATCCTCTGAGTCCATGTCATAGTCTGGCTGCTCattgtccagacccagggctgtgagaggaggaagagaggataaaATGAAGTCAGCAAAGGCTTTCTTGGTGCAAATGCTTTAGTGTAGGGCCTCTTTAACCAATTACAGTTGGTCGGCTGCTGGACAGATTTCATCTTGTGAAAGTGATGTGGTAACAACTGACATCAATTGTTCTGTAACCTTGGCTAAAAGACACAGTCAAATATGTACTAGCTAGCTGGTCAAAGAGTCACTATTCAGATTTGGCACGCAACCTTTCAGAAACTATTTGATAGCTTGTCGACATTTGTCCTCTGAGTCAATATGCGTGCGTGTTAGAGAGTTGGATTGGAGGGGGTCTAGCCTACAGAGGCTGCTTCCAAGGAAATGCTACTGACGCTGGATGTGGAAGAGCTGTTTGGGGATCCTGAGCTCTCCTTTGTAGAGGCGGTCGTAGTAAGTGATGTTGCTCTCTGCCTCAGGCACCGGGATGACCATGttctcctttttctccctgaAAACCGACTGAGCAGAGATGGCCCTCTGGAGATGGTGctcctgagagagggagagaaatattcTATTTCTTTGAAACCCTATATTTGCACAATTCagaaagcgagagagtgagacagaggaaGAACCAGATAAGagtaagggagagaaagaatgatGAGATTATCTTAATGTGTTTACTTTGTAACTGACCTGCTCTGTATTTTAAACGAAATAAATCCCATGTTTGCATAGCATGAATGCAAGAGGCTgcctttcatatactgtacaaacGGAGAGCAGACAAGACCGTTTTGTCTGCAAATAACACTCTGTATGCCCTGGGTTCAWTGGCAGCTCAGCTGCACAGGCAAACCAACAGCRGCTTGCAGCATGGTGATGAAACCTCCTGCAACAATTTGAAAGGTGTAGGATTCTTTCATTGCTGTTTGACTGCAGGCAATACTACATCTGCACTGATGTAACAAGAATAGAGATCAAAGACAGAAGTAGCTAGCTACCCTGCTAGCCAACAAGTGGGCCAAGGTTCTTTTACGGCGCCTATAGCCATCTGCCACCCATACATCTCCTGTTAGTTACTTAGTAAAGACAGCTAGCTAGAGTTAACCCAAGTTAACTAACCGTTAGCCAACTAGTATACAGTAGTCACTTTATTTAATTACCTACTTCAGACATATACAGTTGGATAAGAAACTCACTGTAAAttagcttgctaatgttagctacgcTAACTTGTTACGACAACGCACGCCTGTTTGTTATCAATAGCAACCAAGAAAATTTGCGTAAAACCATTCACGTCACTAGTCGAAGAAAGCGTCGCCAATCATACAGAAGCCTCGTTGTTTACGCTATGAGAGTATATATTGGCGTAAAGACCACGATTTACTACGCAACGAGCGTGAAATGAAGGACCCTCARCATAGACAGAACATACGCACAAGACGTTGCGTAAACGCATCAAGAATACAATCGCCCTGCTGTGCACCTGAAATATTTTTTAAGAGATCTCAATTTTAAAACGTTTTCWTACcgattcttcttctttttccaTCCCCGTAGGCATTTGCGGCACAGCCCGGTTGATCGAAACGCAGTCATTTAGGTCTGGAAGGTCTTTGTTGCGGTATATGGGGAGAGGTTTGGCGGCGTCTAGCGCTCGCGCTCGGAACGATAGTTTACTCATTGTTGGCCCCTWTCGCAATCACATTGAATGCGAAGAAAACATGTATCCCGCCCGAATTCGCTCAAAAATTCGGTATAAATCCACAAGGGACTCCGCTGTTTCCACAATAGAAGGATTCATTGGTTCTCATTCGGTCGAAATTCAATGTGAAAAGCCATTTCTGGTCGCGTTCACATGGATTTAGAAGCTATTTTTCTCGGTTGATCCTCTCCCAGTGCCATGGAAAACATGGCGGACATGTTCACAGCGTCTGAGCAATCCCGACAGCCAGCGCGACACATCTGAAAAACATGGGCCCTGGTGTTGCGCGCGCATCTCATACAACACGCATGAAGAAATCATGTAACATGGTTTTAATGACTATACATGCAAACCACCACACTTTGAATTTTGCCTAGTTAAGTATTACTTTTTAGTTGTTGGAAAAACATATAACATGGGGATTGTTCACTTATCCCAAACACTCAGCCCAGTATGCTCAATAACATTTCTGCCTATCATTTCAAAAGTTGCAAAGAGGGTAGTTGAACAATTTACAGATCACTTAAGTGTCCTTGaatatacaaaatataacatattttacaCTGGCAATGTAAAATACAGATGTTTTTGGATTTGAAGTGAATTAGGGTAGGTGTGTTGTAGTTAGYTGCTTTAAGGGGAAACTGATAAAGACTGGAAGAGACTATAAAAATCACATAAACCACAGTTGATAGAATACATAATTTTATTGCAAAATTAATGCAATACTTTGTCAAATTTGTACATCCCTATGGAACAAACACAATGGAAAGATTTTGAACGAAGCATAAtagccaccttccactgcctgaaatttcaggcacacttttttaaaatgtgaaaCATTTCTGCTGGAGAAGCAGAAAGGGGAGATGCTACAGCTGTTATGTATGCAGAAAGATATTAAAAACTATAAGAACCTCAAGTACAAAATATACTTCAATGTTGGTGCCACATTGTGACTGTTAAAATGCCAAATGacttaaaataaaaatactttacaaaaatgttttttcttcCCCACACCATAAAACCAATGTGGGCCACTCAGCTTGTACCGTATGTCCTGAAATAAAGATCACAAAATGACATGGAAAAAAACATTCAATAAAAAGCTAattcaaacaatgtttttttttaacaagatGGCAAAACATTTATTCCATATAAACACAATCACTCAAGATCATTGCAGTAGACAAAAAGTTGAAAATGGAAGACCTAAATAAWTTTAATGCAATGTAACTCATAATACTTTCATGATAAATAGGCCTAGTATTAGGCCAAGTAATTTGAAATGGAATACAACATTTAACATGATTTACTTAGTCCATGAACTAGTGGTGAGCTCTTCATATTTTAGGAGTAAGAGTGCTAAATGAAATAATTATAAACAAGATGGATATAATGTTGATGACACTCGTATTAATAACACTTGGTCACCTAGCGATTACATTTTAGGATGACCTGTTGTTCTGTTACAATTGAATACAGATGACTTGATATTGTATTTCAAATACAACATTTTTGGACAAACTTATCAAGAACATTTCAGTTTTACAATTTCAGATTTACCCAMGACTGATCAAATCAGAAGGTTCCCCTCCTGAGTCAGGGTATAAAGTACAGAAAATTAAGTTCACTCATTtaatataaacatttaaaaatgtcttcAGGCTGTGGGTATATACTCAGTTTTGACACGagtaagaagaaaaaaacactatATGCACATACAAGCATCCCAAAGAAATTACACTtcataaataaacacaaatatataAATTCATATTTAAAAACCACTGACTGAATATTTATCCATATATAGGCTGTTAATTTGTTAAGAGAAAAATATAACACTATAAAGGCTTTTCAGAGTGTACAACTCTTAGTATTATTGCTAAGTAACCATTTTAATGCAATGTAACAAATCTACAAATAAATATGGGgttcataaataaataataaagtacaaaagcaacaaaaacaatgaaaatcAACTAAATTAAGGCCACCTATTCAATAGAGTATTAAAAAGGTAAATAATATAAACTAAAAGTCCCAACTTGTGATGGGGCATAGCTTTGGCagctgggggttatagcattgGATATAAGGCTCAAATCAAAGTTCACTCTCATACTTTCTTGGGTCGTTTAAACTTGCTTTTCAGAGCAAAGAAAACCAATGCGTATACTAATGATCTCTTCTGAACTGTAAATGTGCAGTTC is part of the Salvelinus sp. IW2-2015 linkage group LG36, ASM291031v2, whole genome shotgun sequence genome and encodes:
- the LOC111959646 gene encoding enhancer of polycomb homolog 2 isoform X3 encodes the protein MDSEDEILLNRLNRKMEIKPIQFETMVDRLEKASTNQMVTITEAKLLLNEDDYLLKAVYDYWVRKRKNCRGPSLIPLIKLEKRDGSTNNDAYVAFRRRTEKMQTRKNRKNDEASYEKMLKLRREFSRTVTILEMIKRREKSKRELLHLTLEVVEKRYQMGDFTGEVLSEVTAPLAEKPVYTVPITVTNGNRHNHKAEIKIKTHKSGGLQHHGYHHVSVKDEDPFDFVRPKKKYTRREPLCRPGRPAKRQHIVNKADIKQYDFHSSGEEDYPLSPPSEPDEENDPDGTFAFRRKAGCHYLAVSLTAITTPCLDQTSGLLWDHPELAGLDALRHRQSLTALSVPQRCVGLARRRVGRGGRVLLDRASSDLDGVLKQLDSAVFSSSFPKGLSAVPELSDHQVPSQNHRTMPGSASSLTDLLSNIQALRWRFFRPRSTQGDGSGEGRTGRPSMDNRLSGGLFVHTKNSGSGGITEEQYQVHQQALAQMQKQQLAQLQLKAPPPQQHFSLPERQNTQTAGSTDCIISKTLDSAGAHFAASAVISAPGQVNNENKPDNTSVNGVVQPLGTSRPPHSTSTSQGGTGLDRSGRTPSSGGPLLPASHSTAPQSLPNHRGHGSAVSPAHHHHNARPSPSALKLATMAASSLERVPKVTPAIGSMARDNHEPERLALNGISETTVPMEVT
- the LOC111959646 gene encoding enhancer of polycomb homolog 2 isoform X2, with the translated sequence MSKLSFRARALDAAKPLPIYRNKDLPDLNDCVSINRAVPQMPTGMEKEEESEHHLQRAISAQSVFREKKENMVIPVPEAESNITYYDRLYKGELRIPKQLFHIQPLGLDNEQPDYDMDSEDEILLNRLNRKMEIKPIQFETMVDRLEKASTNQMVTITEAKLLLNEDDYLLKAVYDYWVRKRKNCRGPSLIPLIKLEKRDGSTNNDAYVAFRRRTEKMQTRKNRKNDEASYEKMLKLRREFSRTVTILEMIKRREKSKRELLHLTLEVVEKRYQMGDFTGEVLSEVTAPLAEKPVYTVPITVTNGNRHNHKAEIKIKTHKSGGLQHHGYHHVSVKDEDPFDFVRPKKKYTRREPLCRPGRPAKRQHIVNKADIKQYDFHSSGEEDYPLSPPSEPDEENDPDGTFAFRRKAGCHYLAPCLDQTSGLLWDHPELAGLDALRHRQSLTALSVPQRCVGLARRRVGRGGRVLLDRASSDLDGVLKQLDSAVFSSSFPKGLSAVPELSDHQVPSQNHRTMPGSASSLTDLLSNIQALRWRFFRPRSTQGDGSGEGRTGRPSMDNRLSGGLFVHTKNSGSGGITEEQYQVHQQALAQMQKQQLAQLQLKAPPPQQHFSLPERQNTQTAGSTDCIISKTLDSAGAHFAASAVISAPGQVNNENKPDNTSVNGVVQPLGTSRPPHSTSTSQGGTGLDRSGRTPSSGGPLLPASHSTAPQSLPNHRGHGSAVSPAHHHHNARPSPSALKLATMAASSLERVPKVTPAIGSMARDNHEPERLALNGISETTVPMEVT
- the LOC111959646 gene encoding enhancer of polycomb homolog 2 isoform X1 — protein: MSKLSFRARALDAAKPLPIYRNKDLPDLNDCVSINRAVPQMPTGMEKEEESEHHLQRAISAQSVFREKKENMVIPVPEAESNITYYDRLYKGELRIPKQLFHIQPLGLDNEQPDYDMDSEDEILLNRLNRKMEIKPIQFETMVDRLEKASTNQMVTITEAKLLLNEDDYLLKAVYDYWVRKRKNCRGPSLIPLIKLEKRDGSTNNDAYVAFRRRTEKMQTRKNRKNDEASYEKMLKLRREFSRTVTILEMIKRREKSKRELLHLTLEVVEKRYQMGDFTGEVLSEVTAPLAEKPVYTVPITVTNGNRHNHKAEIKIKTHKSGGLQHHGYHHVSVKDEDPFDFVRPKKKYTRREPLCRPGRPAKRQHIVNKADIKQYDFHSSGEEDYPLSPPSEPDEENDPDGTFAFRRKAGCHYLAVSLTAITTPCLDQTSGLLWDHPELAGLDALRHRQSLTALSVPQRCVGLARRRVGRGGRVLLDRASSDLDGVLKQLDSAVFSSSFPKGLSAVPELSDHQVPSQNHRTMPGSASSLTDLLSNIQALRWRFFRPRSTQGDGSGEGRTGRPSMDNRLSGGLFVHTKNSGSGGITEEQYQVHQQALAQMQKQQLAQLQLKAPPPQQHFSLPERQNTQTAGSTDCIISKTLDSAGAHFAASAVISAPGQVNNENKPDNTSVNGVVQPLGTSRPPHSTSTSQGGTGLDRSGRTPSSGGPLLPASHSTAPQSLPNHRGHGSAVSPAHHHHNARPSPSALKLATMAASSLERVPKVTPAIGSMARDNHEPERLALNGISETTVPMEVT